A stretch of Anas platyrhynchos isolate ZD024472 breed Pekin duck chromosome 29, IASCAAS_PekinDuck_T2T, whole genome shotgun sequence DNA encodes these proteins:
- the LOC101804743 gene encoding butyrophilin subfamily 1 member A1 has translation MVFGCHLQCSLLVFIPYSLVFHVCELQSATFSVKGPPDPVAMAVGQDVVLPCHVSPAQSVQDMEVTWFREQFTPFVHRYKDRQDQYGDQMVQYQGRTELLKDGLTNGSVDLRIFRVQLSDKGLYTCFVRSDSGYDEAVVELKVTASGSAPRIVLEHYQDGGIRVACRSAGWFPQPQVLWQDHCGQHLPSLSENITQDESGLFATESILILTRTASQEVACVVRPALQSQEKESSFYISDPFFQNAHPWKIGLGVVLVAVLSLFIIAVYLFRMKGQHEKKIAMQAEALRHRAAEIERQAEELEWRRYAVPIENVAVVLDSDTAHCDLVLSDDCKSVKREDKLQNVPSLPQRFDPWRCVLGCEGYTSGRYYWEVEVVDGGGWAVGVSREDVKRKGEIQFSPEEGIWAVGNWAGKFKAFTSPEHTCLHESQAPTRVRVSLDYEVGRVAFFSVDEKNSIFTFPLASFDGFRVHPWVWLGPGTWLKMCP, from the exons ATGGTCTTTGGCTGCCACCTCCAGTGCTCTCTGCTGGTTTTTATCCCTTACAGTTTGGTTTTCCATGTTTGTGAGCTTCAATCAG ccACGTTCAGCGTCAAGGGACCCCCTGACCCTGTGGCCATGGCTGTTGGCCAGGAcgtggtgctgccctgccacgtCTCCCCGGCACAGAGCGTTCAGGACATGGAGGTGACCTGGTTTCGTGAGCAATTCACACCCTTTGTGCATCGCTACAAGGACCGCCAGGACCAGTACGGAGACCAGATGGTTCAGTACCAAGGGCGCACGGAGCTGCTGAAAGACGGCCTCACCAATGGCAGCGTGGACTTGAGAATTTTCCGTGTCCAGCTGTCTGACAAAGGGCTTTACACCTGCTTTGTCCGCAGTGATTCAGGGTACGACgaggctgtggtggagctgaaGGTGACAG CCAGCGGCTCTGCTCCGCGCATCGTGCTGGAGCACTACCAGGACGGAGGCATCCGCGTGGCGTGCCGCTCGGCCGGCTGGTTCCCGCAGCCCCAGGTGCTGTGGCAGGACCACTGCGGGCAGCACCTGCCCTCCCTCTCAGAAAACATCACCCAGGACGAGAGCGGCCTCTTTGCAACGGAGAGCATCCTCATCCTCACCAGGACTGCAAGCCAGGAGGTGGCCTGTGTGGTCAGAcctgccctgcagagccaggagaAGGAGTCCTCTTTCTACATATCAG ATCCCTTTTTCCAAAATGCCCATCCTTGGAAAATTGGCCTGGGCGTGGTCCTGGTTGCTGTGCTCTCTCTTTTCATCATCGCCGTTTATCTATTTAGAATGAAAG gacagcatgagaaaaaaatag caaTGCAAGCAGAAGCACTAC GTCACCGTGCTGCTGAAATTG agaGACAAGCTGAGGAGCTTG aatggAGAAGATATGCAGTGCCTATTGAAAATG TGGCGGTGGTTCTGGATTCAGACACAGCCCACTGTGACCTTGTCCTGTCTGATGACTGCAAAAGCGTGAAGCGAGAGGACAAGCTGCAGAACGTCCCCAGCCTCCCTCAGAGATTTGACCCCTGGCGCTGCGTGCTGGGCTGCGAGGGCTACACCTCAGGGAGATACTActgggaggtggaggtggtggatgGAGGAGGATGGGCCGTAGGGGTCTCTCGAGAAGATGTGAAGAGGAAGGGCGAGATTCAGTTCAGCCCGGAGGAGGGCATCTGGGCAGTGGGGAACTGGGCAGGGAAGTTCAAAGCTTTCACGTCCCCTGAGCACACTTGCCTTCACGAAAGCCAGGCTCCCACGCGGGTCCGGGTCTCTCTGGATTATGAAGTGGGCCGGGTGGCATTTTTCAGTGTTGATGAGAAGAATTCTATCTTCACATTTCCACTGGCATCATTCGATGGGTTCAGAGTCCACCCATGGGTCTGGCTGGGTCCTGGTACGTGGCTCAAAATGTGTCCCTga
- the LOC101805059 gene encoding E3 ubiquitin-protein ligase TRIM7, protein MLVSSMEIGEMETLANEVEEGGGRADVTLDPNTANPFLILADDGRDVRRGDTWASLPNNPERFDTEPCVLGGRGFTMGQHCWEVEVAEGGDWWAAGVARESVRRKGVLSFTPEEGIWAVGQWFGQYHAFTDPDWTPLHLAQVPRAIQISLDLVGRQVAFADAENEAPIFAFCLASCPEERLHPWLWVGMDSCLRLCP, encoded by the exons ATGCTGGTGTCCAGTATGGAGATAGGAGAGATGGAGACCCTGGCCAATGAGGTGGAGGAGGGGGGTGGAAGAG CGGATGTGACCCTGGACCCAAACACTGCCAACCCCTTCCTCATCCTGGCTGATGATGGGCGAGACGTGAGGCGTGGGGACACATGGGCGTCGCTGCCCAACAACCCCGAGCGGTTCGACACGGAGCCGTGCGTGCTGGGGGGCCGGGGTTTCACCATGGGGCAGCACTgctgggaggtggaggtggcCGAGGGGGGCGACTGGTGGGCTGCGGGGGTGGCCCGGGAGTCTGTCAGGAGGAAGGGGGTCCTCAGTTTTACCCCCGAGGAGGGGATCTGGGCTGTGGGGCAATGGTTTGGACAGTACCACGCTTTTACCGACCCTGACTGGACACCCCTGCACCTCGCCCAGGTGCCCAGGGCCATCCAGATCTCTTTGGACTTGGTGGGCAGGCAGGTGGCGTTTGCTGATGCTGAAAACGAAGCCCCAATCTTTGCTTTCTGCCTGGCTTCATGTCCTGAGGAGAGGCTACACCCGTGGCTCTGGGTGGGGATGGACTCGTGCCTCAGGCTGTGCCCTTGA
- the LOC113845682 gene encoding E3 ubiquitin-protein ligase TRIM15 isoform X2 yields the protein MLSSQRVLPPIPTEQNQSELESLRRERGELEEQLKKERCTCQGYLDKVKAERQKIASEFKQLHQCLEEQECLLMARLGELERQIETRAKEKADKLSKRIFHLDGLIREKEESQLSGCEFPQDTGDILGRCEKGKFQQKEWTSHNLEKAAGVCSKKPPELEETARKLQDASTTALREEGEESQGLYTKVNVTLDPDTAQSRLILAEDGKSVMQGATQQHRPDSTKQFDPWPCVLGCEGFDSGRPCWEVEVGSGSCWAVGVALESVRRKGPIDMNPVGGIWAVGQYKEKFQALTSPTPTPFLPSMVPRRVRVCLNHAEGRVTFVNADNEATIFTFLQATFSGKRIYPWFWVGKGSQLKL from the exons ATGCTTAGCAGCCAGCgtgtccttccccccatccccacG GAGCAAAACCAGTCCGAGCTAGAGAGCctcaggagagagagaggagagctgGAGGAACAGCTAAAGAAGGAGCGATGTACCTGCCAGGGCTATCTG GACAAAGTaaaagcagagaggcagaagaTTGCGTCTGAATTCAAGCAGCTGCACCAATGCCTGGAGGAACAAGAGTGCCTGCTGATGGCTCGGTTGGGAGAGCTGGAGAGGCAAATTGAAACAAGAGCGAAGGAAAAGGCTGATAAATTGTCTAAGAGGATTTTTCATCTGGATGGCCTGatcagggagaaggaggagtCTCAGCTCTCAGGATGTGAGTTCCCACAG GATACTGGTGACATTCTGGGCAG GTGCGAGAAGGGAAAATTCCAGCAAAAGGAGTGGACGAGCCACAATCTGGAAAAGGCAGCTGGTGTCTGCTCAAAAAAACCTCCTGAGCTAGAAGAGACAGCAAGGAAACTCCAAG ATGCTTCAACAACTGCTctgagggaggaaggggaagagtcACAGGGCCTGTACACAAAAG TGAACGTAACTCTGGATCCAGACACAGCTCAGTCACGGCTCATCTTAGCAGAAGATGGGAAGAGTGTGATGCAGGGAGCCACACAGCAACACCGGCCTGACAGCACGAAGCAGTTTGACCCATGGCCATGCGTGCTGGGCTGCGAGGGATTCGACTCAGGGAGACCGTgctgggaggtggaggtgggCAGTGGGtcctgctgggctgtgggggtggCCCTGGAGTCTGTGAGGAGGAAGGGACCGATTGACATGAACCCCGTGGGGGGGATCTGGGCAGTGGGGCAGTACAAGGAGAAGTTCCAGGCTCTGACTTCCCCCACTCCCACCCCTTTCCTCCCCAGCATGGTCCCCCGCAGGGTACGGGTCTGTCTGAACCATGCAGAGGGGCGGGTGACGTTTGTCAATGCAGACAACGAGGCTACAATTTTCACTTTCCTGCAAGccacattttcaggaaagcGAATCTACCCCTGGTTCTGGGTGGGGAAGGGGTCCCAGCTCAAACTGTGA
- the LOC113845682 gene encoding zinc finger protein RFP isoform X1: MAGSSEAAAELQEEATCAICLDLFRSPVMLDCGHNFCQACIGLCWARSAGAPSCPQCRQALPSRSLRPNRQLGNIAAGLRRLGQTVEPRQEQNQSELESLRRERGELEEQLKKERCTCQGYLDKVKAERQKIASEFKQLHQCLEEQECLLMARLGELERQIETRAKEKADKLSKRIFHLDGLIREKEESQLSGCEFPQDTGDILGRCEKGKFQQKEWTSHNLEKAAGVCSKKPPELEETARKLQDASTTALREEGEESQGLYTKVNVTLDPDTAQSRLILAEDGKSVMQGATQQHRPDSTKQFDPWPCVLGCEGFDSGRPCWEVEVGSGSCWAVGVALESVRRKGPIDMNPVGGIWAVGQYKEKFQALTSPTPTPFLPSMVPRRVRVCLNHAEGRVTFVNADNEATIFTFLQATFSGKRIYPWFWVGKGSQLKL; this comes from the exons ATGGCAGGCAGCagcgaggcggcggcggagctgcaggaggaggcgACCTGCGCCATCTGCTTGGATCTGTTCCGCAGCCCGGTGATGCTGGACTGCGGGCACAACTTCTGCCAGGCCTGCATCGGCCTGTGCTGGGCGAGATCCGCTGGGGCTCCCTCTTGCCCCCAGTGCCGCCAGGCCCTGCCCAGCCGCAGCCTGAGGCCCAACCGGCAGCTGGGCAACATCGCGGCCGGGCTCAGGCGGCTTGGCCAGACTGTGGAGCCCCGCCAG GAGCAAAACCAGTCCGAGCTAGAGAGCctcaggagagagagaggagagctgGAGGAACAGCTAAAGAAGGAGCGATGTACCTGCCAGGGCTATCTG GACAAAGTaaaagcagagaggcagaagaTTGCGTCTGAATTCAAGCAGCTGCACCAATGCCTGGAGGAACAAGAGTGCCTGCTGATGGCTCGGTTGGGAGAGCTGGAGAGGCAAATTGAAACAAGAGCGAAGGAAAAGGCTGATAAATTGTCTAAGAGGATTTTTCATCTGGATGGCCTGatcagggagaaggaggagtCTCAGCTCTCAGGATGTGAGTTCCCACAG GATACTGGTGACATTCTGGGCAG GTGCGAGAAGGGAAAATTCCAGCAAAAGGAGTGGACGAGCCACAATCTGGAAAAGGCAGCTGGTGTCTGCTCAAAAAAACCTCCTGAGCTAGAAGAGACAGCAAGGAAACTCCAAG ATGCTTCAACAACTGCTctgagggaggaaggggaagagtcACAGGGCCTGTACACAAAAG TGAACGTAACTCTGGATCCAGACACAGCTCAGTCACGGCTCATCTTAGCAGAAGATGGGAAGAGTGTGATGCAGGGAGCCACACAGCAACACCGGCCTGACAGCACGAAGCAGTTTGACCCATGGCCATGCGTGCTGGGCTGCGAGGGATTCGACTCAGGGAGACCGTgctgggaggtggaggtgggCAGTGGGtcctgctgggctgtgggggtggCCCTGGAGTCTGTGAGGAGGAAGGGACCGATTGACATGAACCCCGTGGGGGGGATCTGGGCAGTGGGGCAGTACAAGGAGAAGTTCCAGGCTCTGACTTCCCCCACTCCCACCCCTTTCCTCCCCAGCATGGTCCCCCGCAGGGTACGGGTCTGTCTGAACCATGCAGAGGGGCGGGTGACGTTTGTCAATGCAGACAACGAGGCTACAATTTTCACTTTCCTGCAAGccacattttcaggaaagcGAATCTACCCCTGGTTCTGGGTGGGGAAGGGGTCCCAGCTCAAACTGTGA
- the LOC113845682 gene encoding E3 ubiquitin-protein ligase TRIM15 isoform X3, with protein sequence MFMTDQEQNQSELESLRRERGELEEQLKKERCTCQGYLDKVKAERQKIASEFKQLHQCLEEQECLLMARLGELERQIETRAKEKADKLSKRIFHLDGLIREKEESQLSGCEFPQDTGDILGRCEKGKFQQKEWTSHNLEKAAGVCSKKPPELEETARKLQDASTTALREEGEESQGLYTKVNVTLDPDTAQSRLILAEDGKSVMQGATQQHRPDSTKQFDPWPCVLGCEGFDSGRPCWEVEVGSGSCWAVGVALESVRRKGPIDMNPVGGIWAVGQYKEKFQALTSPTPTPFLPSMVPRRVRVCLNHAEGRVTFVNADNEATIFTFLQATFSGKRIYPWFWVGKGSQLKL encoded by the exons ATGTTTATGACTGACCAG GAGCAAAACCAGTCCGAGCTAGAGAGCctcaggagagagagaggagagctgGAGGAACAGCTAAAGAAGGAGCGATGTACCTGCCAGGGCTATCTG GACAAAGTaaaagcagagaggcagaagaTTGCGTCTGAATTCAAGCAGCTGCACCAATGCCTGGAGGAACAAGAGTGCCTGCTGATGGCTCGGTTGGGAGAGCTGGAGAGGCAAATTGAAACAAGAGCGAAGGAAAAGGCTGATAAATTGTCTAAGAGGATTTTTCATCTGGATGGCCTGatcagggagaaggaggagtCTCAGCTCTCAGGATGTGAGTTCCCACAG GATACTGGTGACATTCTGGGCAG GTGCGAGAAGGGAAAATTCCAGCAAAAGGAGTGGACGAGCCACAATCTGGAAAAGGCAGCTGGTGTCTGCTCAAAAAAACCTCCTGAGCTAGAAGAGACAGCAAGGAAACTCCAAG ATGCTTCAACAACTGCTctgagggaggaaggggaagagtcACAGGGCCTGTACACAAAAG TGAACGTAACTCTGGATCCAGACACAGCTCAGTCACGGCTCATCTTAGCAGAAGATGGGAAGAGTGTGATGCAGGGAGCCACACAGCAACACCGGCCTGACAGCACGAAGCAGTTTGACCCATGGCCATGCGTGCTGGGCTGCGAGGGATTCGACTCAGGGAGACCGTgctgggaggtggaggtgggCAGTGGGtcctgctgggctgtgggggtggCCCTGGAGTCTGTGAGGAGGAAGGGACCGATTGACATGAACCCCGTGGGGGGGATCTGGGCAGTGGGGCAGTACAAGGAGAAGTTCCAGGCTCTGACTTCCCCCACTCCCACCCCTTTCCTCCCCAGCATGGTCCCCCGCAGGGTACGGGTCTGTCTGAACCATGCAGAGGGGCGGGTGACGTTTGTCAATGCAGACAACGAGGCTACAATTTTCACTTTCCTGCAAGccacattttcaggaaagcGAATCTACCCCTGGTTCTGGGTGGGGAAGGGGTCCCAGCTCAAACTGTGA